Proteins encoded by one window of Gemmatimonadaceae bacterium:
- a CDS encoding SOS response-associated peptidase: protein MCGRFALSKSDRIDWAQFGVRRGPALPPHWNLGPGREIAAVRDAGNGPEVAMLRWGLVPFWAKDPSIGNRLSNARSESVADKPAFRAAVRQRRCLILADGFYEWQVVAGSTRKQPWFVRRADERVFALAGLWERWIPAKGTGTGTGAGSDSALETCAVLTTEPNELLRTIHSRMPVIIGAEDYAEWLAPNTPSARVSALMAAWDPAAWIAHRVSMHVNAVANDDAACVTPLGSDGASR, encoded by the coding sequence ATGTGCGGCCGCTTCGCGCTCTCGAAGAGCGATCGCATTGACTGGGCGCAGTTCGGCGTGCGCCGCGGGCCGGCGCTGCCGCCGCACTGGAACCTCGGGCCGGGACGCGAGATTGCGGCGGTGCGCGATGCCGGAAACGGTCCGGAGGTCGCGATGCTGCGCTGGGGCCTTGTGCCATTTTGGGCGAAGGATCCAAGCATCGGCAATCGGCTGAGCAACGCGCGCAGCGAATCGGTCGCCGACAAGCCCGCATTTCGCGCCGCCGTCCGGCAGCGGCGCTGCCTGATCCTCGCCGACGGCTTCTACGAGTGGCAAGTGGTGGCCGGCAGCACGCGCAAGCAGCCGTGGTTCGTGCGGCGCGCCGACGAGCGCGTGTTTGCGCTGGCCGGGCTCTGGGAGCGGTGGATCCCGGCTAAAGGCACGGGCACGGGCACGGGCGCGGGCTCAGACTCCGCCCTCGAGACCTGCGCTGTTCTCACCACCGAGCCGAACGAGTTACTGCGAACCATCCACTCGCGCATGCCGGTGATCATCGGCGCCGAGGACTACGCCGAATGGCTCGCGCCCAACACGCCGTCGGCGCGGGTCAGCGCGTTGATGGCGGCGTGGGATCCCGCGGCGTGGATCGCGCACCGCGTGAGCATGCACGTGAACGCCGTCGCCAACGACGACGCGGCGTGCGTCACGCCGCTCGGGAGCGACGGTGCGTCGCGCTAG